The genomic interval GCCGCCTGCTCGGCGTTCTGCAGGCCGCGGAGGTGGACGAGGCGGAGGCGGAGCTGCGTGGCGGCGAGTTCCGCCGCAGCCAGGGCATCGTCGGCGGCGAGGAGCTGCGGAGCATGCCGCTGTTGCTGCGGAGCCGCCGGCGGTTCTCGTGGCTGACGCTGAACATCGGCTTGAACGTCGTGGCGGCCAGCGTCATCGCCCGGAACCTGGACGTCATCGAGGCGATCGCGCCCCTGGCGGTCATCATGCCGATCATCTCGGACATGTCCGGCTGCTCGGGCAACCAGGCCGTGGCCGTCTCGATGCGCGAGCTGTCGCTGAACGTCGCCCGGCCGAGCGACTGGTTCCGCGTCTGGCGGAAGGAGGCGGCGGTCGGCTCGGTCAACGGGATCGGCCTCGGCCTGCTGCTCGGGCTCGCCGGCGGCCTCTGGCAGGGCCCGTGGTTCGGCTTCGTGGTGGGCGCCGCGCTCGCGGCCAACACGCTGGTGGCGGTGAGCATCGGCGGCGTGGTCCCCCTGCTGCTCAAGGGCCTCAAGCTCGACCCCGCCGTCGGCGCCGGCCCGATCCTCACGACCGTCACCGACATGTGCGGCTTCTTCCTGGTGCTCACCATGGCGGCGAACCTGCTGCAGCAGGCCTGAGGGAGTGCGTCGGCCGTGCCGACCAGGAGACGAAGCGACGGGTGCGGGACGTTTCGGCACTCGGGACTGCATCGACCGCGAAGCAAGCAGCTCCAGGCCTGGGCGGAGGTGGGTGAGAGACAAAGAGACAGAATCAGCGAAAGAGAGAAAAGCGGCCGGCGCCCTTGTCTGTTCTCGTCTCTACGTCTCTACGTCTCTACGTCTCTACGTCTCTTCGTCTCGTCGTCTCTTCAACTTTTCGTCTGTTCGTCTCTCCGTCTCTCCGTCTCTTCGTCTCTCCGTCTCTCCATCTCTCCGTCTCTCCGTCTCTCGCCGCACTCACGGCCCCACCGCCAGCCGGTCATCCGCTTCCGCACGCCGCAGATCCCGCAGCAACCACAGCCCGCCGGCGATCCACAGGACCGCCAGGACGCCGCTCTCCCACCACTGGTGGAGGATGAGCGCCATCGGCAGCAGGAAGGTGAAGACCTGCCAGAGCACGGCCACCACCAGCCGCACCACGTCGGTGCGGTGCTCGTCCCGATCGTCGGCCTTCCAGCTCGAGGGCCAGGTGCCCAGCGGGCGGACCTGCTCGTAGAAGGCCCGGGCCTCGCGCTCGTCGGTCGCCGGGAAGAGGTACGTGCCCGCGAGGCAGCCGACGGCCGAGCCGAGCGTCACGAAAGCGATGACGAAGACGTCGGTCAGCTCGCCGTGCTGGCTGAGCACCCCGAAGTCCGCGGGCATCGCCGCCGCCAGTGGCGCCTTGAGCAACTCGAGCCCCAGCGAAGCGGCGAAGCCGGTGGCCACGCCCGCCGCGAAGCCGGCGCCGTTGAAGCGGGCCCAGAACCAGCGCAGCGCGAACGGCAGCAGGAAGGCCGGGAACAGCTGGATCACGATCGTGACCCAGACGTCGACCACCGCCCCGCCGAGCGCAAGCGCCAGCACCAACCCGGCGGCGACGATCAGGATCGACGCCGCGTAGCCCACGTAGACCTGCGACTTCGCGGAGCCTTCGCCCCGCAGCGGCACCCACAGGTCGCGGACCACGTAGCTGGCCCCCGCGTTGATCGTCGAGTCGAAGGTGCTCATGCTCGCCGCGAAGATTGCCGCCACCAGCACGCCGGTCATCCCCACCGGGATCAGATCGGACAGCAGCACCTGCGGCAGGATCGCCTCGGGGTCCTCGCTGCCGATCCCCAAGTGGATCGCCAGGATCACGAAGCCCAGCACCATGGGCCAGCGGAACGCGAAGAGCACCGTCCAGAGCATGCAGAGCTTCTGCACCGTCGGCCCGTCCTTGGCCGCGTAGAAGCGCTGGGCCATGTACGCCGAGCCGCCCGAGCCGCCGAGGCCCTCGAGCAGGCCCTTGCCCGCCCAGAAGATCAGGAAGACGATGAAGGGGGAGTAGAGGATCCGAGAGCCGGCCTCTTCTCCAAGCGCCGGCGCCGCGGCGTCCAGCCCCTGCACCACCGGCGTCTCCAGCCCGCCGAAGAAGACCGGCCAGACCTGGTTGCTCGCCGCCCCCGGCCAGTCGGCGAGCAGCTCCGGCGTCACGTACCCGAAGGCCAGCACGCTCATGTACACCGCCGCGAAACCGATCAGCCCGGCCTGGAAGACGTCCGTCCAGACCACCCCGTACAGCCCGCTGGCCATTGTGTACGCGAGCGCGATCACCGCCATCGCCACGGCGCAGGTCGTCACCGAGAACGGCAGAAAGACCGCGAGGAACTTGCCCGCCGCGGCGAGGAAGAACACGACCATGCCGACGGTGATCACCAGGTACGTCGCCGCGGCGACGTAGCGGGCCAGACGACCCTGATAGCCGGAGCCGAACCGGAGAAGCATCCACTCGCCCGTGGTCATCACCCGCGAGCGCATGTGCCACTTGCCCATGAAGGCCAGGAACACCGCGATCGGCAGCACCACGCCGCCGCGCATCTCGATGAAGAAGCCCTGCAGCCCGTGCAGGTAGAGCAGCGTGATGATCGTGATCGTGCCCGCGGCGTCGAGGTTGCTGGACATGCCCGACGCCCCCAGCGCCCACCAGGGCGTGCGGCGCCCCGCGAGGAAGTAGTCGTCGCCGCTGCGGCCCGCCTTCCGCGTGAGGGCGAGGCCCACGGCCACGAGCCCCACGAGGTAAGCGACGACGATCCCGTAGTCGAGCGGCTGCATCCGCGGAAGGTAGAAGAACGTGGCGCGAGCGGCCGCAGCGCCGACGCCAGGCGCCCGCGGCCCCCGGCTCGCGAGGCCACGTCTGGGGACGACGCGGCTCCGCTGGGCGGTGGCGGCGGCTCTCGCATCGGCCTCAGGCGTTCGCGGGCGCGACCTGCCCGCGCAGCACCTCCCAGCCGATCCAGAAGATGACCACGTCCGCCCAGACGTGGCTGACGTACGCCGCGTAAAGGTTGCCATACCTGGCGTAGATCCAGCTCCAGGTGATGCCGCCGATCAGCACGCCCAGCGAGCCGAGCAGCGTCAGCTCCCAGGGCAAGTAGGCGTCGAGGACGACGACGTGGTGCGTGGTGAAGAGCACCCCGCAGACGAGCACGGCGGCGGCGGCGGGAGCGAAAGCCCGCAGCCGCTCGTAGACCCACCACCGCCAGAAGTACTCCTCGATCAGCGAGTTCACGGTGCACCAGTAGGCGGCGGCGGCGAGAAAAGACCAGCCGTTGCGGAGCCCCGCCTCCCGCATCAGTGCCGCCATCGCCGGCGCGTCCACACGCTCGCGGCCGAAGCCGATCCACGCGAGGCCGATGGCCACGAAGATGACCGCGCCCGTCGCGTTCGCCGCGCCCATGCCCCGCCACGAAAACGGCGGGATTCGCGGCCGCCGCTCCTCCACCAGCCACAGCCACGCCAGCGGCGCCGCCACGAGCCAGGCCTTCGCGAGCGCGAAAACGGCCTTGCTCCACCAAGCCTCCGGGAAGAGCACCAGCGAGAGCGTCACCCCCACCGTCGGCAGCGGCACCGTCGCCAGCAGAAAGAGCAGCGCAGCGCGTCGGTCGTTCTCCATGCGGCCGACGCTACCGCGGCCGCGGCCGCGGACCGCCGGCCCCGACCGCCCGAACACGCCGCGGTCCGCGGGTCCACGCTCAGTCCACCGGCAGCATCCGCCGCAGGCTCCGCCCGTACGCCACCGAGCGGGCGATGACCTCGTCCATCGACTCCCGCACCATCATCCGGTCGCCGGTGGTGAGCGTGATGGTGGTGTCGGGCGTCTCCTCCACCGTGCGGATCAGCTCGGCGTTGAGCACGAAGGGCTGCTGGTTGAGGCGGGTGAGGCGGATCATGGTGGCGGAGCGGGGTGTGAAGCGGAGAGCCGACGGGAGCGGGAGCGGAGCCGCCGCCGCGGGCAACTCTTGCCGACGGCCTCGCTTCGCTCACGCCGCCGCCCCGTCGCTCCGCCGCCGCGTCGCTCAGCGGACCACGCTGAGCAGCTCGTTGATCATCTCGTCGCTCGTGGAGATCACCCGCGAGTTCGCACTGAAGCCGGTGCTGGCGCTGATGAGGTCGACGAACTCGCGGGAGATGTCGACGTTGGAGAGCTCCAGCGAGCGGCCGATGAGGATGCCGGCCTGGGCGGTGCCGCCGGCGACGACGACGGGGCCGCCGCTGTTGGCGGTGGCGATGAAGGTGGAGTCGCCGCCGTTCTTGAGGCCCTCGTTGTTGGCGAAGGTGGCGATCGGGATCTGGCCCAGGTCGCGGAGCAGCCCGTTGCCGAAGACCCCGACGATCGTGCCGTCCTGGCCGATGTCGAAGTCCTGCAGCGTGCCGATCGGCGAGCCGTCCTGCTGGGTCATCGCGATGGTGGAGGTCGTGTCGACCAGCGAGGTCACCGAGCCGTACGGATCGGTGAAGGCGATGTTGAAGGTGAGCGGCGTGCCGGCGCCGGTCTGGACGCGGTCGACGCCGATCGTCAGGTTGTCCGCCCCGAGCAGCTCGCCCTCGGTGTTGAAGCTCACCAGCCCGGTGCCGAGCACGCTGTCCAGGTCGGTGTCGTCGATCGCGGTGGCCACGTAGCGCCACTGCGTGCCGTTGGCGTCCTTGTTCACGAGCGAGAGCGACAGGTCCACCTCGATCGCGGTGCCGAGGCTGTCGTAAGCGACGAAGGAGGTGCGGGTGGACTCGCCGTCGGCCTCCTGGATGCGCTCCATCCGGAAGGGGGCGGTGGGGCTGGTCTCGGCGTTGACGACGAAGTTGGCGTCGGAGATCCGGGCGGCGTTCCCGCTGCCGATGTTCGACTCGATGTGGATCCGGCCGTCCGCTTCGATCCGCACCCCGGCGGTGACGGCGGGGTCGGCGGTGTCGATGCCGAAGACGTCGTCGAGGAAGTCCATCAGGTCCTGCACCGTCTCGCCGGCGTCGTCGCTGCCGGTGGTGTTGGTGGCGCCGACCTCGAAGGTCACGTCGGGCAGATCCGCCCCGCCGCGGCTGGCGCGGGTGATCGTCACGACGTCGCCGGTGTCGAAGGCGGAGGTGCCATCGGCGATGAACAGGCCGTCGAGCCCCGAGGCCGCGCCCGCGGGCGTGGTCGCGGCGGCGTCGCTGAACAGCGGGCTGAAGGCGGTGATGGCGCCGCGCGTGGCGAGGTCGCCGCCGGCGTTGAGGTTCCCCGCGAACTTCACCTCCGTGGTGGGTTCCGCGATCGACAGCACGCCGGTGGGGATGGAGATGTCGCGGAGGACGCCCTCCACGACGTTGAAGTCGTCGTCGACGCCGAAGCCCTGCACCTTCTGCCCGTCGGCGGTGACGAGGTTGTAGTCGCGGTCGAGGCCGAAGTTGCCGTTGCGGGTGTAGAGCTGCTCGCCGCCGTGATCGACCACGAAGAAGCCGTTGCCCTCGATCGCGACGTCGGTCGCCGAGCCGGTGGGCTGCACGCTGCCGGTCGAGAAGTCCTGCTCGATCGCGCCGACGCGGACGCCCCGGCCGACCTGCGTCGGGTTGGTGCCGCCCAGGTCCCCGGTGGGCGCGCTGGCCCCGCGGAGCGTCTGGCTGATCTGCGTCTCGAAGGTGACCCGGCTCCGCTTGAAGGCGGTGGTGTTCACGTTGGCGA from Phycisphaera mikurensis NBRC 102666 carries:
- a CDS encoding CPBP family intramembrane glutamic endopeptidase, with the translated sequence MENDRRAALLFLLATVPLPTVGVTLSLVLFPEAWWSKAVFALAKAWLVAAPLAWLWLVEERRPRIPPFSWRGMGAANATGAVIFVAIGLAWIGFGRERVDAPAMAALMREAGLRNGWSFLAAAAYWCTVNSLIEEYFWRWWVYERLRAFAPAAAAVLVCGVLFTTHHVVVLDAYLPWELTLLGSLGVLIGGITWSWIYARYGNLYAAYVSHVWADVVIFWIGWEVLRGQVAPANA
- a CDS encoding flagellar FlbD family protein, producing MIRLTRLNQQPFVLNAELIRTVEETPDTTITLTTGDRMMVRESMDEVIARSVAYGRSLRRMLPVD
- a CDS encoding sodium:solute symporter family transporter, which encodes MQPLDYGIVVAYLVGLVAVGLALTRKAGRSGDDYFLAGRRTPWWALGASGMSSNLDAAGTITIITLLYLHGLQGFFIEMRGGVVLPIAVFLAFMGKWHMRSRVMTTGEWMLLRFGSGYQGRLARYVAAATYLVITVGMVVFFLAAAGKFLAVFLPFSVTTCAVAMAVIALAYTMASGLYGVVWTDVFQAGLIGFAAVYMSVLAFGYVTPELLADWPGAASNQVWPVFFGGLETPVVQGLDAAAPALGEEAGSRILYSPFIVFLIFWAGKGLLEGLGGSGGSAYMAQRFYAAKDGPTVQKLCMLWTVLFAFRWPMVLGFVILAIHLGIGSEDPEAILPQVLLSDLIPVGMTGVLVAAIFAASMSTFDSTINAGASYVVRDLWVPLRGEGSAKSQVYVGYAASILIVAAGLVLALALGGAVVDVWVTIVIQLFPAFLLPFALRWFWARFNGAGFAAGVATGFAASLGLELLKAPLAAAMPADFGVLSQHGELTDVFVIAFVTLGSAVGCLAGTYLFPATDEREARAFYEQVRPLGTWPSSWKADDRDEHRTDVVRLVVAVLWQVFTFLLPMALILHQWWESGVLAVLWIAGGLWLLRDLRRAEADDRLAVGP
- a CDS encoding flagellar hook protein FlgE, translated to MALTNALFTGLTGLSAASTAVDVAGNNIANVNTTAFKRSRVTFETQISQTLRGASAPTGDLGGTNPTQVGRGVRVGAIEQDFSTGSVQPTGSATDVAIEGNGFFVVDHGGEQLYTRNGNFGLDRDYNLVTADGQKVQGFGVDDDFNVVEGVLRDISIPTGVLSIAEPTTEVKFAGNLNAGGDLATRGAITAFSPLFSDAAATTPAGAASGLDGLFIADGTSAFDTGDVVTITRASRGGADLPDVTFEVGATNTTGSDDAGETVQDLMDFLDDVFGIDTADPAVTAGVRIEADGRIHIESNIGSGNAARISDANFVVNAETSPTAPFRMERIQEADGESTRTSFVAYDSLGTAIEVDLSLSLVNKDANGTQWRYVATAIDDTDLDSVLGTGLVSFNTEGELLGADNLTIGVDRVQTGAGTPLTFNIAFTDPYGSVTSLVDTTSTIAMTQQDGSPIGTLQDFDIGQDGTIVGVFGNGLLRDLGQIPIATFANNEGLKNGGDSTFIATANSGGPVVVAGGTAQAGILIGRSLELSNVDISREFVDLISASTGFSANSRVISTSDEMINELLSVVR